One window of Tepidanaerobacter acetatoxydans Re1 genomic DNA carries:
- the rnc gene encoding ribonuclease III gives MCIDEKRFQQLMILQENIGIQFNNLNTLNQAFIHPSLTNEKEKPYQENNQRLEFLGDAVLELAISEYLYRHYDFLTEGQMTKIRAFTVCESSLAQIARQLFLGDYLILSKGEENTGGREKVSILADTLEALIGAIYIDKNYKTTYDFIIKNLEAIIFKAIQGEWGTDYKTDLQELLQKFDEDKILYNVVNESGPDHDKLFCVEVVWKNKILGTGIGKSKKQAEQNAAKEALDRMNNEL, from the coding sequence ATGTGTATAGATGAAAAAAGGTTTCAACAACTTATGATTTTACAAGAAAATATTGGTATTCAGTTTAATAATCTGAATACCTTAAATCAAGCATTTATTCACCCCTCCCTTACTAATGAAAAAGAAAAACCATATCAAGAAAATAATCAGAGATTAGAATTCCTTGGCGATGCTGTATTAGAATTAGCCATAAGTGAGTATCTTTACAGGCATTACGATTTTCTTACCGAAGGCCAAATGACAAAAATTCGAGCATTTACTGTCTGTGAATCGAGTCTGGCTCAGATTGCAAGACAACTTTTTTTAGGAGATTATCTGATTCTGAGTAAAGGAGAAGAAAATACTGGTGGCCGAGAAAAAGTTTCCATTCTTGCAGACACACTGGAAGCATTAATAGGAGCTATATATATTGATAAAAATTATAAAACCACATATGATTTTATAATTAAAAATTTAGAAGCAATTATTTTTAAGGCCATCCAAGGTGAATGGGGCACAGATTACAAAACAGATCTCCAGGAACTCTTACAAAAATTTGATGAGGACAAAATACTTTATAATGTAGTAAATGAATCTGGGCCGGATCATGATAAGCTATTTTGCGTTGAGGTTGTCTGGAAAAATAAAATTTTAGGCACCGGTATTGGAAAGAGCAAAAAACAAGCAGAACAGAATGCAGCAAAAGAGGCTTTAGATAGAATGAATAATGAACTATAA
- a CDS encoding stage V sporulation protein S encodes MEVLKVSAQSKPKSVAGALAAVLRENGVAELQAVGAGAVNQAVKAIAIARGFVAPNGIDLVTIPAFAEIDIDGEERTAIKFIVEPR; translated from the coding sequence ATGGAAGTACTAAAAGTATCAGCACAATCAAAACCTAAATCTGTGGCAGGAGCTTTAGCAGCTGTCTTAAGAGAAAATGGCGTGGCAGAGCTTCAAGCGGTAGGGGCAGGGGCTGTAAATCAAGCAGTTAAGGCCATAGCCATTGCGAGAGGCTTTGTTGCACCAAACGGAATTGACCTTGTTACCATCCCGGCTTTTGCAGAAATTGATATTGATGGTGAGGAAAGAACAGCTATAAAATTTATTGTTGAACCCCGCTAG
- the smc gene encoding chromosome segregation protein SMC: protein MYLKRIELHGFKSFADRVILEFQPGINAIVGPNGSGKSNIIDAIRWVLGEQSVKTLRGYKLEDVIFAGSNKKKPMGMAEVAITIDNFDNLIPLDYSEIYLVRRTFRSGESEFYLNRTPCRLKDIQEILIDSGVGKDGYSIISQGQIDEMLTCKAEERRTIFEETAGIVKYRIRKKEAEKRLEETMDNISRIDDIITELLNQMQPLAAQKDVALKYKELAAAFKEIDINLLLFELDSKEKHIKYIKEKLEDKETLLTQLRNNIESSKKQISEYKIQQSTVEEAYEKAQVEFYEINSKKKDIERDFQLATAERSRIQQENEDLSDSIEKKKNELQTAEETLKLKSDELEEKIEAINELKLTIDQNEKKLISVNDEINEKQRLIENAKGDVINLLNYASEKKNVVSGLNSMKLTLEKRLNQIQNEELELDKTNAITLKEVSDIKEEITHLECLSKEHEQNIKKLKEVLDQKIVKFDYDENIKAQKQQDLATIVSKKNTLKEITDSYEGYQYGVKNLLLALKNQRYNDNGIYGTVADVISVKQQYEVAIETALGAAMQNIICENEENAKKAIEYLKKHDYGRVTFLPLSAVKPRIMEAKELKLLSKKDRVSEAINFVKFDNKYYPVVAFLLGRVLVSNTLDDAIYIARRCNFSLKIVTIQGELLNPGGSITGGSQKRSNFLLLRKRQLIEFEQKIAQLKEQLNQIEQANLELKNEIQDNQKILEEKTDNLYSIKSEMAVLNQQLQEKQGVLEERYQRKKQLMEEKLHIEFETQEILSQISSIETDIENVDSQNISGQSKVKNLQKDIDKSKEIKEALSEKITKLKIELASYNQEETSVRQSLQAIREDIVARKDEIKKLGEKLEENNKIIISFDEKISAYKESISVLTDKEHEYQELIESLRAKKEIIKTNINQVQTNLNKLEKDYNQTEKTLQNSRIDEAKIITELNQVKNQLYERHSISNYENLKIKDEFGSIDDMKKKLVSLKSEITALGPINMQAVEDYDNLKTRYDFLKSQRDDLVKAKIDLDNLIKEITYTMEDMLLVSIEKVNKEFNKVFFELFEGGSAQLIIEGEGSILECGVEVSAQPPGKKLQSISLLSGGERTLTAIALLFAILNTKATPFCVLDEIEAALDDANIVRFTRYLKKVSKHTQFIIITHRKPTMEIADALYGISMEDDAVSKVLAVKME, encoded by the coding sequence TTGTATCTAAAAAGAATCGAACTTCATGGTTTTAAGTCTTTTGCTGATAGGGTTATTTTGGAGTTTCAACCTGGAATTAATGCCATTGTTGGCCCTAACGGCAGTGGAAAAAGCAATATAATCGATGCTATACGATGGGTGCTTGGAGAACAAAGTGTAAAGACATTACGAGGATATAAGCTTGAGGATGTAATATTTGCTGGGAGCAATAAGAAAAAGCCCATGGGCATGGCTGAAGTTGCTATAACCATTGATAATTTTGATAATCTTATTCCTTTGGATTATTCTGAAATATATCTTGTCCGTCGAACCTTTCGTTCTGGCGAAAGCGAGTTCTATTTAAATCGGACTCCTTGCAGATTAAAAGACATTCAAGAAATACTTATTGATTCCGGAGTCGGAAAAGATGGTTATTCTATAATTAGTCAAGGACAAATAGATGAAATGCTTACCTGTAAAGCAGAGGAAAGGCGAACTATTTTCGAAGAAACGGCAGGAATCGTGAAATACAGGATTAGAAAAAAAGAGGCAGAAAAAAGACTGGAAGAAACCATGGATAATATATCCAGGATTGATGATATCATTACTGAACTTTTAAACCAGATGCAACCTTTAGCTGCTCAAAAAGATGTGGCACTGAAGTATAAAGAACTTGCTGCGGCTTTTAAAGAAATAGATATTAATTTACTTTTATTTGAATTAGACAGTAAAGAGAAACATATAAAATATATAAAGGAGAAACTTGAAGACAAAGAAACATTATTAACGCAGTTGCGTAATAATATCGAATCGTCGAAAAAACAAATAAGCGAGTATAAAATACAACAAAGTACTGTTGAGGAAGCCTACGAAAAAGCGCAAGTAGAATTTTATGAGATAAACAGCAAGAAGAAAGATATCGAAAGAGATTTTCAATTGGCTACTGCTGAAAGAAGCAGAATACAGCAAGAAAATGAGGATTTATCTGACAGCATAGAAAAGAAAAAAAATGAACTGCAAACTGCTGAAGAAACTCTAAAATTAAAATCTGATGAATTAGAAGAAAAAATAGAAGCCATCAATGAGTTAAAACTTACAATAGACCAAAATGAAAAAAAACTAATTTCTGTAAATGATGAAATTAATGAAAAGCAAAGACTTATCGAAAATGCCAAGGGTGATGTGATTAACTTATTGAATTACGCTTCAGAAAAGAAGAATGTTGTTTCTGGTCTTAATAGTATGAAATTAACTTTAGAAAAGCGATTAAATCAGATACAAAATGAAGAATTGGAATTAGATAAAACAAATGCAATTACCTTAAAAGAAGTTTCAGATATTAAGGAAGAAATAACTCACCTAGAATGCTTATCTAAAGAACACGAACAGAATATAAAAAAGCTGAAGGAAGTTCTCGATCAGAAGATTGTAAAGTTTGATTATGACGAAAACATAAAAGCTCAAAAACAACAAGATTTAGCAACTATTGTTTCAAAAAAAAATACATTAAAAGAAATTACTGACAGTTACGAAGGTTATCAGTATGGAGTAAAAAATTTATTACTTGCTCTTAAAAATCAACGATATAATGACAATGGTATCTATGGTACAGTAGCTGATGTGATTTCAGTAAAACAACAGTATGAAGTTGCGATTGAAACTGCCTTAGGTGCAGCTATGCAAAATATTATCTGTGAAAACGAAGAGAATGCAAAAAAAGCAATAGAATATCTGAAAAAGCACGATTACGGTAGAGTTACTTTCCTGCCTCTTTCAGCTGTAAAACCACGGATTATGGAAGCTAAAGAGTTAAAGTTATTATCAAAAAAAGACCGCGTTTCAGAGGCAATTAACTTTGTAAAATTTGATAATAAATATTATCCGGTTGTTGCGTTTCTTCTTGGAAGAGTGTTAGTGTCGAATACCTTAGACGATGCTATATATATTGCAAGACGGTGTAACTTTAGCCTTAAAATTGTTACGATCCAAGGTGAACTTTTAAACCCAGGTGGCTCTATCACTGGTGGAAGCCAAAAGAGGTCAAACTTTTTACTTCTAAGGAAAAGGCAGCTAATTGAATTTGAACAAAAAATTGCTCAATTAAAAGAGCAGCTTAATCAAATAGAACAGGCCAATCTAGAATTAAAAAATGAAATTCAAGACAACCAAAAAATTCTTGAAGAAAAGACCGATAATTTGTATTCTATAAAATCAGAGATGGCAGTTTTAAATCAACAACTTCAGGAAAAACAAGGTGTTTTAGAAGAAAGATATCAACGAAAAAAGCAGCTAATGGAAGAAAAACTACATATTGAATTTGAAACTCAAGAAATATTGTCTCAAATTTCTTCAATTGAGACAGATATAGAAAATGTAGATAGCCAGAACATATCAGGCCAATCTAAAGTAAAAAACTTACAAAAAGATATAGACAAAAGTAAGGAAATTAAAGAAGCATTATCTGAAAAAATAACTAAATTAAAAATCGAATTAGCATCATATAATCAAGAAGAAACAAGCGTTAGACAAAGCTTACAAGCTATTAGGGAAGATATCGTGGCTCGCAAAGATGAAATAAAGAAACTTGGAGAAAAGCTGGAAGAAAACAACAAAATAATCATATCATTTGATGAAAAGATTTCCGCATATAAAGAAAGCATAAGCGTTCTAACGGATAAGGAACATGAATATCAAGAACTTATTGAGTCCTTAAGGGCAAAAAAAGAAATTATAAAAACCAACATAAACCAAGTTCAAACCAATCTGAATAAGCTCGAAAAAGACTATAATCAAACGGAAAAAACATTACAAAATAGTCGTATAGATGAGGCAAAAATTATTACGGAATTAAATCAAGTTAAAAATCAATTATATGAAAGACATTCAATTTCTAATTACGAAAACTTGAAAATAAAAGATGAATTTGGTAGTATAGATGACATGAAAAAAAAGTTAGTATCTTTAAAAAGTGAAATTACAGCACTTGGTCCAATAAACATGCAAGCAGTTGAAGACTATGATAATTTAAAGACACGGTATGATTTTCTCAAATCACAGCGGGACGATTTAGTAAAAGCTAAAATTGACTTGGACAACCTAATAAAAGAAATAACTTATACAATGGAAGACATGCTTTTAGTATCTATAGAAAAAGTTAATAAGGAATTCAATAAAGTATTTTTTGAGCTTTTTGAAGGTGGCAGTGCACAGCTAATTATTGAAGGTGAGGGCAGCATACTTGAGTGTGGAGTGGAAGTTAGCGCTCAGCCGCCCGGCAAAAAGCTCCAAAGTATTTCACTCCTGTCCGGAGGCGAAAGAACATTAACCGCTATAGCCCTGCTTTTTGCTATTTTAAACACAAAAGCAACACCTTTTTGTGTATTAGATGAGATAGAGGCAGCACTGGATGATGCTAATATTGTCCGCTTTACAAGGTATCTTAAAAAAGTATCAAAACATACTCAATTTATTATAATTACACATCGGAAGCCTACTATGGAAATAGCAGATGCATTATATGGTATATCCATGGAAGATGATGCTGTTTCGAAGGTTTTAGCCGTAAAAATGGAATAA
- the ftsY gene encoding signal recognition particle-docking protein FtsY: MAFIDKLKQSLSKTRESFSEKFDNILKFNKKIDEKTFEELEELLISADVGVSTTQMLIEKLKENSKKITAAEELKSVLKEEIIDLFPKENISLTYPTVMLIVGVNGVGKTTSIGKLANIYKNQGKKVILAAADTFRAAAIDQLEIWGQRVGVDVIKHQEGADPASVLFDALQAGKARKADLIICDTAGRLHTKKNLMEELKKLYRVCQKEYPQANVVSLIVLDATTGQNALIQAKMFKEAVDFSGIILTKLDGTAKGGIVIAIASELGIPVWYIGIGEGINDLHEFNSQDFVDAIFA, from the coding sequence ATGGCTTTTATTGATAAATTAAAGCAAAGCTTAAGTAAAACTCGGGAGAGTTTTAGCGAGAAATTTGATAATATATTAAAATTCAATAAAAAAATTGATGAAAAAACCTTTGAAGAATTGGAAGAACTGCTGATTTCGGCGGATGTGGGTGTTAGTACAACTCAGATGCTTATAGAAAAATTAAAAGAAAATTCAAAGAAGATAACTGCTGCCGAAGAACTAAAATCAGTTTTAAAAGAAGAGATTATAGATCTTTTTCCAAAAGAAAACATATCTTTGACATATCCAACTGTTATGTTAATCGTTGGAGTTAATGGAGTTGGCAAAACTACCTCTATAGGGAAATTAGCTAACATATATAAAAACCAAGGCAAGAAGGTTATTCTAGCCGCTGCGGATACTTTTAGAGCGGCAGCGATTGATCAATTGGAAATATGGGGTCAGAGAGTGGGTGTAGATGTAATTAAACATCAAGAAGGCGCGGATCCTGCATCGGTACTGTTTGATGCACTACAAGCCGGAAAAGCTAGAAAGGCCGATTTAATTATTTGTGATACAGCGGGCCGACTTCATACGAAAAAGAATTTGATGGAGGAACTTAAAAAACTCTACAGGGTTTGTCAAAAAGAATACCCACAAGCCAATGTTGTAAGTCTCATAGTTTTGGATGCTACTACTGGACAAAATGCTTTAATTCAAGCAAAGATGTTTAAGGAAGCCGTAGATTTCTCAGGAATAATTTTAACGAAACTGGATGGGACAGCTAAAGGGGGTATTGTTATTGCTATTGCTTCAGAGCTCGGGATACCTGTATGGTATATCGGAATTGGAGAAGGCATAAATGATTTGCACGAGTTTAACTCTCAGGATTTCGTAGATGCCATATTTGCATAA
- the ylxM gene encoding YlxM family DNA-binding protein → MDNITKLNLLFDYYGDFLTKKQKNIFEQYYLNDLSLGEIAENAGITRQGVHDVLRRSQETLVNFEEKLGMVKKHIQQRKEIEEILTLLKEIEPGLELSYKEKYRDVYNRVSSLLKEGGV, encoded by the coding sequence ATGGATAATATTACAAAACTCAATCTCTTATTTGATTACTACGGCGATTTTTTGACAAAGAAACAAAAAAATATATTTGAGCAATACTACCTAAATGATTTATCACTTGGCGAAATTGCAGAAAATGCAGGTATAACCCGACAGGGTGTGCATGATGTTCTTCGCCGCTCTCAAGAAACATTAGTTAATTTTGAAGAAAAGCTTGGTATGGTAAAAAAACATATACAACAAAGAAAAGAGATTGAAGAGATACTTACACTTCTAAAAGAAATCGAGCCCGGGCTTGAACTTAGTTACAAAGAAAAATACAGGGATGTTTACAATCGTGTTTCTTCACTGTTGAAGGAAGGTGGTGTATAG
- the ffh gene encoding signal recognition particle protein, with protein MAFESLTQKLNDIFKKLRGKGKLSEADVKQAMKEVRLALLEADVNFKVVKDLISKITERAIGQEVMESLTPAQQVIKIVNEELTSLMGSTQSKVDFSKEITIIMLVGLQGSGKTTTAGKLGKLLSKNGKKPLLVAADIYRPAAITQLKIVGEKVGLPVFTMGQQDPVDISKASVDYAKKHNHDVVIIDTAGRLHVDDDLMNELVNISHAVDPSEILLVVDSMTGQDAVNVAEEFNNRLQLTGLILTKLDGDSRGGAALSVKAVTGCPIKYVGMGEKLDDLEIFHPERMASRILGMGDVLTLIEKATADFDLKKAQELEDKLKTQSFDLNDFKDQLSQVKKMGSLDQILNMIPGFSQQKLKGVEIDDKELSRVEAIINSMTLEERSNPSIINGSRRKRIAAGSGTAIQDVNRLLKQYAQTKKMIKQFAGSDKSRKRSKQKLPFLNF; from the coding sequence TTGGCTTTTGAGTCCCTTACTCAGAAACTAAATGATATTTTTAAGAAACTTAGAGGAAAAGGCAAGCTATCTGAAGCTGATGTTAAACAAGCTATGAAAGAAGTTCGGCTTGCGCTGCTCGAAGCCGATGTAAATTTTAAGGTTGTAAAGGATTTAATTTCCAAGATAACTGAGCGAGCAATTGGTCAGGAAGTTATGGAAAGCTTGACTCCAGCACAGCAAGTGATAAAAATCGTTAATGAAGAGCTTACGTCGCTGATGGGTTCTACTCAGAGCAAGGTAGATTTTTCAAAAGAGATTACAATTATAATGCTGGTTGGACTTCAAGGCTCCGGAAAAACTACAACTGCAGGTAAACTTGGTAAATTACTTTCCAAGAATGGCAAAAAACCTCTTTTAGTAGCTGCCGATATTTATCGTCCGGCGGCTATAACGCAGCTTAAAATAGTCGGAGAAAAAGTCGGGCTACCTGTTTTTACCATGGGACAACAGGATCCCGTTGATATATCTAAGGCATCAGTAGATTATGCAAAAAAGCACAATCATGATGTAGTAATAATAGATACAGCTGGACGTCTACATGTTGATGACGACTTAATGAACGAACTTGTCAATATCAGCCATGCTGTTGACCCCAGCGAGATATTGCTTGTGGTAGATAGCATGACTGGTCAAGATGCGGTAAATGTAGCTGAGGAATTTAATAACAGGCTGCAACTGACGGGTTTAATTTTAACGAAGCTAGATGGCGATAGTCGTGGTGGAGCAGCTCTTTCGGTTAAAGCGGTTACCGGTTGTCCTATAAAATATGTAGGAATGGGAGAAAAACTTGATGATTTAGAAATTTTTCACCCTGAAAGAATGGCTTCAAGGATTTTAGGGATGGGTGATGTCTTAACACTTATAGAGAAAGCAACCGCAGATTTTGATTTAAAAAAGGCTCAAGAACTAGAAGATAAACTCAAAACTCAGTCCTTTGATTTAAACGATTTTAAAGACCAGTTATCACAAGTTAAAAAGATGGGTTCTTTAGATCAAATATTAAACATGATACCCGGTTTTTCACAACAAAAGCTCAAGGGAGTTGAGATTGACGATAAAGAACTCAGTCGAGTTGAGGCTATTATTAATTCAATGACATTGGAAGAACGAAGCAACCCTTCTATTATTAATGGTAGCCGTCGAAAGCGTATTGCAGCCGGGAGCGGCACTGCAATTCAAGATGTGAATAGACTGTTAAAGCAGTACGCGCAAACAAAAAAGATGATAAAACAATTTGCAGGGTCAGATAAGAGCCGCAAAAGAAGTAAACAGAAATTACCGTTTTTAAATTTTTAA
- the rpsP gene encoding 30S ribosomal protein S16 has translation MAVKIRLKRMGAKKKPFYRVVVADSRMPRDGRFIEEIGYYNPLTNPIQIKINEEKAVDWLKKGAIPTDSVKYLFKNLGILTEKKAIEQEPESETNSL, from the coding sequence ATGGCTGTTAAAATTAGATTAAAGCGTATGGGTGCTAAGAAAAAACCCTTTTATAGAGTAGTAGTAGCTGATAGTCGTATGCCAAGAGATGGTAGGTTTATAGAAGAAATTGGTTATTATAATCCTTTGACAAACCCAATACAAATAAAGATTAATGAAGAAAAGGCTGTTGATTGGCTAAAAAAGGGAGCTATTCCTACTGATTCAGTGAAATATCTATTTAAAAATCTTGGAATTTTGACTGAAAAAAAAGCAATAGAACAAGAGCCTGAAAGCGAAACTAATTCACTATAA